A genomic region of Dactylococcopsis salina PCC 8305 contains the following coding sequences:
- a CDS encoding ABC transporter substrate-binding protein — protein sequence MTKKPLYFNLGRTSRRKFLKYSSLAVGTGILASCTRGGGGANSQGDLGENPIKVGVMYSTTGSIAIVEKSLQDSTFLAIDQINSGTGPWEGNGEGIAGRKIQRVVVNPDSNWDLYNQMSKRLIDEDQVSCVLGCYTSASRKSVLPVFEEKDSLLYYPVYYEGNECSSNVFYTGAAPNQQITDSIPYCYENFGPKGFFIGSDYIYPKESNRIAKAELEKLGGQVMGDEYAPLGTTEFITIINKIKQAKPDFVLSNLVGDSIPAFYRQYRDSGITSDDIPIMAYPTTEEEIQAMGAEYAAGHYTSFNYFQSVDTPENQQFVREFKEMFGENRVTNGVMEAAYLQTFFMAQAMKDVLEAGEEIDTKTLREATRGQEFNAPQGKVKMDADNYHTYLYARIGRWQEDGQADIVFSSPSAIKPIPWSQALYPGRMCVHPSPDNRSDPTKETGKENLETKYL from the coding sequence ATGACAAAAAAACCCTTATACTTTAACTTAGGTCGAACCTCGCGCCGTAAATTCCTAAAATATAGCTCTCTTGCGGTGGGAACAGGAATTTTAGCCTCCTGTACTCGTGGCGGCGGCGGAGCAAATTCTCAAGGCGATTTGGGAGAAAATCCGATTAAAGTCGGTGTGATGTATTCCACAACTGGAAGCATTGCCATTGTGGAAAAATCCCTACAAGATTCCACATTTTTAGCCATTGATCAGATTAATAGTGGTACCGGTCCCTGGGAAGGAAACGGCGAAGGAATTGCGGGTCGCAAAATTCAGAGAGTTGTGGTTAACCCCGACTCCAACTGGGATTTATATAACCAAATGTCTAAGCGTCTGATTGATGAAGATCAAGTGAGTTGTGTTTTAGGTTGCTACACTTCTGCGAGTCGGAAATCTGTTTTACCTGTATTTGAAGAAAAAGACTCCCTGCTTTATTACCCGGTTTATTACGAAGGAAACGAGTGTAGTTCCAATGTTTTCTACACTGGGGCGGCTCCAAATCAACAAATTACTGATTCCATTCCCTATTGTTACGAGAACTTCGGTCCGAAAGGCTTTTTTATTGGGTCTGATTATATTTACCCTAAAGAAAGCAATCGTATCGCCAAAGCTGAATTAGAAAAGCTCGGCGGACAAGTTATGGGTGACGAATATGCCCCGCTAGGAACCACCGAGTTTATCACCATTATTAATAAAATTAAACAGGCAAAACCCGATTTTGTTCTCAGTAACTTGGTGGGAGACAGTATCCCTGCATTTTATCGTCAATACAGAGACTCTGGCATCACCTCCGATGATATTCCGATCATGGCGTATCCCACTACAGAAGAGGAAATTCAGGCAATGGGCGCAGAATATGCCGCCGGACACTACACGAGTTTTAATTATTTCCAAAGCGTGGATACACCTGAAAATCAGCAATTTGTTCGTGAATTCAAAGAAATGTTTGGAGAAAATCGCGTCACGAACGGCGTTATGGAAGCGGCTTATTTACAGACCTTCTTCATGGCGCAAGCAATGAAAGATGTTTTAGAGGCTGGAGAAGAAATTGATACGAAAACGCTTCGAGAAGCTACCAGAGGACAAGAATTTAACGCCCCGCAAGGCAAAGTAAAAATGGATGCGGATAATTATCACACCTATCTCTACGCGCGAATTGGTCGCTGGCAAGAAGACGGACAAGCCGATATTGTCTTCTCCAGTCCTTCTGCAATTAAACCCATTCCCTGGAGTCAAGCCTTATATCCAGGACGGATGTGTGTCCATCCTAGCCCTGATAACCGCAGTGATCCCACGAAAGAAACGGGTAAGGAAAATCTAGAAACGAAGTATTTATAG
- a CDS encoding DUF3146 family protein: MEGEVSAGSYQWSFQWKFRQGRLVVHPSLGRALIFEPLGRFLERCDYQLEPGGDYEFTVRAKL; this comes from the coding sequence ATGGAAGGAGAGGTGAGCGCTGGAAGTTATCAATGGTCTTTTCAGTGGAAATTTCGTCAAGGTCGTTTAGTCGTTCACCCGTCTCTAGGAAGAGCCTTAATTTTTGAACCATTGGGACGATTTTTAGAGCGATGTGATTATCAGCTTGAACCTGGGGGAGATTATGAATTTACCGTGAGAGCGAAGTTATAA
- a CDS encoding GTP-binding protein, with protein MTKSDSESIHRNHQETRELDEVIFSFEEITAEINYKQAQDSLRSLVQQIDLTEEEQSGLESEINYLTAMLDKLEQSVVQIAAFGMVGRGKSSVLNALLGENVFQTGPLHGVTRTIGSANWELTEESLGNSEQDVLRVSLPSHQQASVQLVDTPGIDEVDGETRELMAHQIAKQADLILFIIAGDITKVEYNALSRLREVGKPMLLVFNKIDQYPETDRAAIYETICSDRVKELLTSEEVVMVAASPLVKRGVRHRDGTIKVKTEVGNPQVQELKGKILEILYREGKSLVALNTMLYADEVNEQILSRKLEIRAEAAEDLIWKAVMTKAVAVALNPVTVLDLFTGAVVDVAMILALSRLYGIPMTQTAAIGLLQKIAISMGGISASEVLTTLGLSGLKGLLGLSTSVTGGASFVPYVSVAITQAGVAGVSSYAIGHVTNSYLANGASWGLDGPKAVVKNILDSLDEESILNRIKGELQEKLFPVE; from the coding sequence GTGACTAAATCTGATTCTGAGTCTATTCATCGCAATCATCAGGAAACAAGGGAGTTAGATGAAGTAATTTTCAGTTTTGAAGAGATTACTGCGGAAATTAACTACAAACAAGCGCAAGACTCCCTCAGAAGTCTGGTTCAGCAAATTGACCTCACGGAAGAAGAGCAATCAGGGTTAGAATCAGAAATTAATTATCTGACAGCAATGTTGGATAAGTTAGAACAATCAGTGGTGCAAATCGCTGCGTTTGGAATGGTGGGAAGAGGGAAGTCTTCGGTTTTAAATGCACTGTTAGGAGAAAATGTGTTTCAAACGGGTCCGTTACATGGAGTGACTCGCACCATCGGAAGCGCGAATTGGGAGTTAACTGAGGAAAGTTTAGGAAATAGTGAACAGGATGTTTTGCGGGTGTCGTTACCGAGTCATCAACAAGCGAGTGTTCAATTGGTGGATACGCCTGGCATTGATGAGGTTGATGGGGAAACCCGCGAGTTAATGGCGCACCAAATCGCAAAACAGGCTGATTTGATTTTATTTATTATTGCTGGGGATATTACAAAGGTTGAATATAACGCCTTGTCTCGGTTGCGAGAAGTGGGAAAACCGATGCTGTTGGTGTTTAATAAAATTGACCAATATCCAGAAACCGATCGAGCGGCGATTTATGAGACAATTTGTAGCGATCGGGTGAAAGAGCTTTTAACCTCAGAAGAAGTGGTCATGGTGGCTGCGTCTCCCCTAGTTAAACGAGGGGTGCGTCATCGGGATGGGACAATAAAAGTTAAAACAGAAGTGGGAAACCCACAAGTTCAAGAGTTAAAAGGGAAAATTTTAGAGATTTTGTACCGTGAGGGAAAGTCTCTAGTTGCGTTGAATACAATGCTTTACGCGGATGAAGTCAACGAACAGATTTTATCGAGAAAGTTAGAAATTCGTGCTGAAGCGGCGGAAGATTTAATCTGGAAAGCGGTAATGACAAAAGCGGTTGCGGTGGCGTTAAATCCCGTGACGGTTTTAGACTTATTTACAGGTGCGGTAGTGGATGTGGCGATGATTTTGGCGTTATCCCGTTTATATGGGATTCCCATGACTCAAACGGCTGCGATTGGCTTATTACAGAAAATCGCCATCAGTATGGGAGGAATCAGCGCCAGTGAAGTTTTAACCACGTTGGGTTTAAGTGGGCTGAAAGGACTGTTAGGATTATCCACATCAGTGACAGGAGGTGCGTCGTTTGTTCCTTATGTTTCGGTGGCGATTACCCAAGCGGGAGTGGCTGGCGTTTCTTCCTACGCCATTGGTCATGTGACGAATAGTTATCTGGCGAATGGTGCGTCTTGGGGGTTAGATGGACCGAAAGCGGTGGTTAAAAATATTCTTGACTCGTTGGATGAGGAATCTATTTTGAATCGGATTAAGGGAGAGTTACAAGAGAAGTTGTTTCCTGTTGAATAG
- a CDS encoding TIGR04283 family arsenosugar biosynthesis glycosyltransferase, which produces MEAIKLSVIIPVLNEEKTIAQTLEHLQKTAVEIIIVDGGSTDNTVEIVQNMGIKTILSPEPGRSNQMNTGAKYAIGKVLLFLHADTKLPHNYLQYIEESLEKPNTIAGAFLLKIESQNPLLRIVEKGVNARSRLLQMPYGDQGIFLKKETFETIGGFPDIPLMEDFQLMLTLKKQGKIRLAKAPVITSARRWEKLGVIKTTLINQKVILGYFLGVSPEKLKQWYQ; this is translated from the coding sequence ATGGAAGCCATAAAACTCTCTGTGATTATTCCTGTTTTAAATGAAGAAAAAACGATCGCGCAGACTCTCGAACACCTACAGAAAACGGCGGTCGAAATTATCATTGTCGATGGTGGAAGTACAGATAACACTGTCGAAATTGTCCAAAATATGGGAATCAAAACGATTTTGTCTCCTGAACCTGGACGATCGAATCAAATGAATACAGGGGCAAAATATGCGATCGGAAAGGTTTTGTTATTTCTCCACGCTGACACCAAACTCCCCCATAATTATCTGCAATATATTGAGGAAAGCCTAGAGAAACCGAACACGATCGCCGGTGCATTTTTGTTAAAAATTGAGAGTCAAAATCCGTTATTAAGAATAGTAGAAAAGGGAGTCAACGCGCGATCGCGCTTGTTGCAAATGCCTTATGGCGATCAAGGAATTTTCCTAAAAAAAGAAACCTTTGAAACCATCGGAGGCTTTCCTGATATTCCATTAATGGAAGACTTCCAACTGATGTTAACCCTCAAAAAACAGGGAAAGATTCGTTTAGCAAAAGCACCAGTCATCACCTCAGCGAGACGTTGGGAAAAATTAGGAGTAATTAAAACCACTCTCATTAATCAAAAAGTCATATTAGGTTATTTTCTTGGGGTTTCTCCAGAAAAATTAAAACAGTGGTATCAGTAA
- a CDS encoding Uma2 family endonuclease: protein MIAAKDDFPKLTPEEYFAWEEKQLEKYEYIEGEVYAMGGGSKNHSLIAVRLTTLFSNHLEGGSCETGNSDLRINIVGTNDYTYPDVTVTCDKRDQTTTQYISYPCLIVEVLSQSTEAYDRGGKFRMYSQNPVLQDYLLVSSTEVAADLYQKKETGEWIIVNYKEGDIIKLKSIDLSFNIEKIYRGIFL from the coding sequence ATGATTGCAGCCAAAGATGATTTCCCAAAGTTAACCCCCGAAGAATACTTTGCTTGGGAAGAAAAACAATTAGAAAAATATGAATATATAGAAGGTGAAGTCTATGCGATGGGGGGTGGTAGTAAAAATCATAGTTTAATCGCCGTCAGACTGACTACCTTATTTTCTAATCACTTAGAGGGAGGTAGCTGCGAAACTGGTAACTCAGACTTGAGAATTAACATCGTAGGAACGAATGATTATACTTACCCTGATGTGACTGTAACCTGTGATAAGCGAGATCAGACTACAACTCAATATATAAGTTATCCCTGTTTAATTGTGGAAGTATTATCACAAAGTACAGAGGCGTATGACCGAGGTGGTAAATTTAGAATGTACAGTCAAAATCCAGTTTTACAAGACTATTTATTAGTAAGTTCCACTGAAGTTGCAGCAGATTTATATCAGAAAAAAGAGACAGGGGAATGGATTATTGTTAATTATAAAGAAGGAGACATCATAAAATTAAAGAGTATTGATCTCAGTTTTAATATCGAAAAAATCTATCGTGGGATTTTTCTCTAG
- a CDS encoding TIGR04282 family arsenosugar biosynthesis glycosyltransferase, whose protein sequence is MNNNSKATLIIFTRYPEPGKTKTRLISALGEEGAAKLQKQLTEFTVTEARKLAVNLRVYFSGGSEALMKTWLGENDQYYPQSNGDLGTRLITALQETFTEDIEKVVIIGIDCPDLTADLISIAFEKLSETDLVLGKAEDGGYYLIGLSHCLPELFQGINWGTDVVLQQTVKIAERMGLTISYLPVLNDIDTPEDLERISLP, encoded by the coding sequence ATGAATAATAATTCAAAAGCAACCTTAATCATTTTTACCCGTTATCCAGAACCTGGCAAAACCAAAACCCGTTTAATTTCAGCATTAGGAGAAGAAGGGGCTGCCAAATTACAAAAACAATTAACCGAGTTTACCGTAACCGAAGCGCGAAAACTTGCGGTTAACCTTCGAGTTTACTTCTCAGGAGGAAGTGAAGCATTAATGAAAACTTGGTTAGGAGAAAATGATCAATACTACCCTCAAAGTAATGGAGATTTAGGAACACGATTAATCACCGCTTTACAGGAAACTTTTACAGAAGACATTGAAAAAGTTGTAATTATTGGGATTGATTGTCCCGACTTAACTGCTGATTTAATCTCTATTGCTTTTGAGAAATTATCAGAAACTGATTTAGTATTAGGGAAAGCCGAAGATGGCGGTTATTATTTAATTGGTTTATCTCATTGTCTTCCTGAATTATTTCAAGGGATTAATTGGGGAACCGATGTCGTTTTACAGCAAACCGTAAAAATTGCAGAAAGAATGGGATTAACCATTAGCTATCTTCCTGTCTTAAATGATATTGATACCCCTGAAGATTTAGAAAGAATTAGTCTTCCTTAA